In one window of Methanoculleus chikugoensis DNA:
- a CDS encoding aminotransferase class V-fold PLP-dependent enzyme, with product MARSPPIIYFNNAATTWPKPPEVLEAVRQSLALPVFGSGRTTGSQGEDYATLAREALATLLGAEPPEHVVFTQNATDSLNILIQGFLDGEGRGCHVITTELDHNSVLRPLHELERQDRIRLTVLPFEDGTVSPDAVEAALTPDTRLMVTAHGSNVLGSVQDVAGIGEVLHDRGVYFIVDGAQTAGHIPVDLGNLPVDAYVFTGHKGLFGIPGTGGFYLRNPELIAPVRYGGTGTDSFSLYQPREMPGRFETGTHNYPGLAALAAGVNYIASIGVNAVAEKAERQTAFLIRELREEPNVTVYNESPSLPIVSFNIRGLENDDVGFILARVYGIVARTGLHCAPLVHRVIDGGRGSVRLSLSWFTTDEECRIAAQAIKEVARNANSSVGSP from the coding sequence ATGGCCCGGAGTCCGCCGATCATCTACTTCAACAACGCCGCCACGACCTGGCCGAAACCCCCGGAGGTGCTCGAGGCGGTCAGGCAATCCCTTGCCCTCCCCGTCTTCGGGTCGGGAAGGACCACCGGCAGCCAGGGTGAGGATTATGCTACGCTCGCCCGCGAGGCGCTCGCGACCCTCCTTGGCGCTGAGCCGCCGGAGCACGTGGTCTTCACCCAGAACGCGACCGATTCCCTGAACATCCTCATCCAGGGGTTTCTTGACGGAGAAGGGCGAGGGTGCCACGTCATCACGACGGAACTCGACCACAACTCGGTCCTGCGGCCGCTTCACGAGCTCGAGCGGCAGGACCGGATCCGGCTGACCGTCCTTCCCTTCGAGGACGGCACTGTTTCCCCCGACGCTGTTGAAGCGGCCCTCACGCCCGATACCCGGCTGATGGTCACGGCCCACGGGAGCAACGTGCTCGGGTCGGTGCAGGACGTCGCCGGCATCGGGGAGGTCCTGCACGATCGCGGGGTCTACTTCATCGTCGACGGGGCGCAGACCGCCGGCCATATCCCCGTTGACCTCGGGAACCTCCCGGTCGACGCCTATGTCTTCACCGGCCATAAGGGGCTCTTCGGTATTCCCGGCACCGGCGGGTTCTACCTGCGGAACCCTGAATTGATCGCTCCCGTCCGTTACGGCGGGACCGGGACGGACTCCTTCTCGCTCTACCAGCCCCGGGAGATGCCGGGGCGGTTCGAGACCGGAACCCATAACTACCCCGGGCTTGCGGCGCTCGCTGCCGGGGTGAACTACATTGCGTCGATAGGGGTGAACGCCGTCGCGGAGAAAGCGGAGCGCCAGACGGCGTTTCTCATCCGTGAGTTGAGGGAAGAGCCGAACGTCACGGTCTACAACGAGTCGCCCTCCCTCCCCATCGTCTCGTTCAACATCCGGGGGTTGGAGAACGACGACGTGGGCTTCATCCTCGCCCGTGTCTACGGGATCGTCGCCCGCACGGGGCTGCACTGTGCGCCTCTCGTGCATCGGGTGATCGACGGCGGAAGAGGCTCCGTGCGGCTCAGCCTCTCCTGGTTCACCACGGACGAAGAGTGCCGGATCGCCGCACAGGCGATAAAGGAGGTTGCACGAAATGCGAATTCTTCGGTCGGTTCGCCATAA
- a CDS encoding class I SAM-dependent methyltransferase gives MNARHHRHPLRAVIGVDDLNNIYIDGSQKRLISRAVGLEPYFTVLDYGCGVGRWTLWFARQVHRVIGVDISQKMVETARQEADTADIRNVEHHTVRELPLPFENGAFDLVNVVWVLRYLTDEGELAHTVNEICRVVRPGGHVTFIEKVARRQPEFKEHEGDFSGAAVFRRGEQYRSLFEECGMVTKESEVSSASPLYWSYVFVCDTVRRWNLPDLLSKLAPSIVSASIASDDLTARVMHFLNDSGIISCSHHFFCFRKPDDDHTR, from the coding sequence TTGAACGCGCGGCACCACCGCCATCCGCTCAGGGCGGTGATTGGCGTCGACGATCTGAACAATATCTATATCGACGGCAGCCAGAAACGCCTCATCTCCAGAGCGGTCGGCCTGGAGCCATACTTTACGGTGCTCGATTACGGGTGCGGCGTCGGTCGGTGGACACTCTGGTTCGCCCGGCAGGTACATCGCGTTATCGGGGTGGACATCTCGCAGAAGATGGTGGAGACGGCACGGCAGGAGGCGGATACGGCGGACATCCGCAACGTCGAGCACCATACCGTCAGGGAACTGCCGCTTCCCTTCGAGAACGGTGCGTTCGACCTCGTCAACGTCGTCTGGGTCCTCCGGTACCTCACCGACGAAGGCGAGCTTGCACACACCGTCAACGAGATCTGCCGTGTGGTCCGGCCCGGGGGGCATGTCACGTTCATCGAGAAGGTCGCACGGAGACAACCGGAGTTCAAGGAACACGAGGGTGACTTCAGCGGAGCCGCAGTATTCCGGAGGGGGGAGCAGTACCGATCGCTCTTTGAGGAGTGCGGCATGGTGACGAAGGAGAGCGAAGTCTCAAGCGCATCCCCTCTTTACTGGTCGTATGTTTTCGTTTGCGACACCGTAAGGCGCTGGAACCTGCCGGACCTGCTATCGAAGTTAGCCCCCTCGATCGTCTCCGCAAGTATCGCGAGCGACGACCTGACGGCAAGGGTGATGCACTTCCTGAACGACAGCGGGATCATCTCCTGCAGCCATCACTTCTTCTGCTTCCGGAAACCGGATGACGATCATACCCGATGA
- a CDS encoding class I SAM-dependent methyltransferase, whose translation MPWNVFERFAEEYDRWFEEHRAEYHAELARIRRLLPCPDARAVEVGVGSGRFAAPLGIPFGIEPSLALGRMARERGVEVIRGRAESLPLRDGSCSSVLMVTVVCFLDDPVRAFHEIHRILVPGGTLVIGFLERDGEVARKYLHDEGKHRFLSRARFYSQNDILEFLRRTGFCVVDVESGAGFSVIAAEAG comes from the coding sequence ATGCCCTGGAACGTATTCGAGCGATTTGCGGAGGAGTACGATCGTTGGTTCGAGGAGCATCGCGCCGAGTACCACGCGGAACTCGCCCGGATCCGGCGTCTCCTCCCCTGCCCGGACGCCCGTGCCGTCGAGGTGGGCGTCGGGTCCGGGCGGTTTGCCGCACCCCTCGGTATCCCGTTCGGGATAGAGCCCTCGCTCGCTCTCGGCCGGATGGCGCGGGAGCGGGGAGTCGAGGTGATCCGCGGGCGGGCGGAATCGCTCCCGCTCAGGGACGGGTCGTGTTCGTCCGTCCTGATGGTGACGGTCGTCTGTTTCCTAGACGATCCTGTCCGGGCGTTTCACGAGATCCACCGGATCCTCGTCCCCGGAGGAACGCTCGTCATCGGGTTCCTCGAGCGGGATGGAGAGGTTGCCCGGAAATACCTGCACGATGAGGGGAAACACCGGTTCCTCTCCCGCGCCCGGTTTTACTCGCAGAATGACATCCTGGAGTTCCTCCGGCGCACCGGGTTTTGCGTGGTGGACGTTGAGTCCGGGGCCGGTTTCTCGGTCATCGCCGCAGAGGCGGGCTGA
- a CDS encoding APC family permease — protein MTKMTPHGATAESRLSRRLTTGDAIVIGLGSMIGAGVFTALAPAAAAAGAGLVVGLAIAAAVAYCNAGSSGELARLYPASGGTYVYARERLNGFWAWVAGWGFVVGKLASCSAVALTFGYYLIPGYARHLAAGAVIAFTVLNYLGIEKTAGATKVIVAVVLLSLAAIVALVFAGTPDPGNLRPLIGPNGLYGILQSAGIWFFAFAGYSRIATLGEEVRNPETSIPRAIVLGLGITLVVYTVVAVSALLLVGPAALAESSAPLVTALAGAGLIQWQWLVRAGATAATLGVLLSLMAGISRMLFAMARDRRMPSYLARIHPVHRVPHLAELTVGVILVVVVLLVDLRAAIGFSSFTVLLYYAVTNASAYTLTEQERLYSRKIAVLGLLGCLVLAFTLPAASIAVGSAVMLAGIPVYILAKRRNP, from the coding sequence ATGACGAAAATGACGCCCCACGGCGCGACTGCGGAGAGCAGGCTCTCGCGAAGGCTGACGACGGGAGACGCCATCGTCATCGGGCTTGGCTCCATGATCGGCGCCGGCGTCTTCACGGCCCTTGCGCCGGCGGCGGCCGCGGCCGGGGCAGGGCTGGTCGTCGGCCTCGCGATTGCGGCTGCCGTCGCATACTGCAACGCCGGTTCGTCCGGCGAGCTCGCCCGCCTCTACCCGGCGTCGGGCGGCACCTACGTCTACGCACGGGAACGGTTAAACGGGTTCTGGGCCTGGGTGGCGGGCTGGGGGTTCGTGGTCGGGAAACTCGCCAGTTGTTCTGCGGTTGCGCTCACCTTCGGCTACTACCTGATCCCCGGGTATGCACGCCACCTTGCCGCGGGGGCGGTGATCGCGTTCACGGTTCTGAACTATCTCGGGATCGAGAAGACTGCCGGCGCGACGAAAGTCATCGTTGCTGTGGTCCTGCTCTCCCTTGCCGCGATCGTTGCTCTCGTGTTTGCCGGCACACCGGATCCCGGCAACCTCCGTCCCCTTATCGGGCCGAACGGCCTCTACGGGATCTTACAGTCGGCGGGGATCTGGTTCTTTGCCTTTGCGGGGTACTCGAGGATCGCCACCCTGGGCGAGGAGGTCCGAAACCCGGAGACCTCCATCCCCCGGGCGATCGTGCTCGGTCTCGGCATCACACTGGTCGTCTACACCGTCGTCGCCGTCTCTGCACTGCTCCTCGTCGGGCCTGCCGCGCTCGCAGAGTCCAGCGCGCCCCTGGTGACGGCGCTCGCCGGGGCGGGTCTTATTCAGTGGCAGTGGCTCGTCAGGGCCGGCGCGACCGCCGCAACGCTGGGAGTGCTGCTCTCCCTCATGGCGGGCATCAGCCGGATGCTCTTTGCCATGGCGCGGGACCGGAGAATGCCCTCGTATCTCGCCCGGATCCACCCGGTGCACCGGGTTCCTCACCTCGCCGAACTGACGGTCGGCGTCATTCTGGTCGTGGTGGTGCTGCTCGTGGATCTTCGTGCGGCGATCGGGTTCAGCTCCTTCACCGTGCTCCTGTATTACGCGGTCACGAACGCGTCTGCGTACACCCTGACGGAGCAGGAGAGGCTGTACAGCCGGAAGATCGCGGTGCTTGGCCTTCTCGGCTGCCTCGTGCTCGCGTTCACGCTCCCGGCCGCTTCCATCGCTGTCGGGAGTGCGGTCATGCTGGCGGGGATACCGGTCTACATCCTCGCGAAGCGGCGCAATCCCTGA